CTATACTGCAGCCTAGCATTGCTCGCTTCCATAGCCGCGGGACAATCTGGCCCTGAGTGGGACAAGTTCGGCCATGTTGAGCATGTCAAGGCATATGCATGTGAAGGTGATAATCCAAGGAAATGGTACGTCTTGTACACAGCTAACCCCTACAACTTGGAGACAAATGTCGGCCTCTCTTTCATGTCCAGAGGTAATTTAGCATTGCTCGTTCATCTTAATTTTTCTGTTTATTTGAACTATTCTCTTTGTTTTCTACCTTTCATCAGCATCTATTACTAGTTTTTTTTCTCTGAAGAAAACAGATGAGTAGCTTTTTATCATCTTGTAACTATTTGTTGACCAATGCTACTGTCTGATTTGGCCGGAGTCCCTCATTTGCTAAGTTTATGTTGTTCTCACTTGGTCCCTACTCCCCTGCTTATATGTGTATTGCTGGATCTCACTGTTTAACTGTCACATCTGAGCTCGCTCTTATGGATTGTGTAACCACTTTTACGATATTTTTTCTTATGCAGGAACCTTAACTTTTTTAGAGGACACACAAAGATTTGAGTCTGTCTTCAAAATGACAAGAAAAACCTTTAGCTACATCTGCAGCTTGGTGATGGGACCGTCAATGGAAGATATGAACAGCTGCACCTTTATTGATGGGAGGGTGCTATCTTTACAAGATCGAGTAGTTGTTGCTTTGAGAAGGTTGCAATGTACTGAGCCAACAGAGACCATAGGATCCTCTGTTGGTGTGAGCGAGTCAACGGTCTTGTTGGTAACTGAGAGGTTTGTTGCTGCTGTGTGGCAGAAAGCAGATCACCACTACCGCTGGCCAGACTCCAGACAAATGGATAAGATCAAATCCATGTTTGACAAGATCCACAATATGCATAACTGTTGCGGTGTTATTTGTACAATTGACATTACATTTAGACCAAACTGCGACCATGAGAAGATTCAGAGCACTCAGTTGCAAGTCATCGTTGATCCAGAGATGAGGTTCATGGACATTTGGTTTGGACCAGCAGGTAGATTAAACCACTTAAACAGATTGTATGACTCTGAGCTCTTCCAAGTGTGCGAGAAGGGCGCTTGGCTGAATGGCAGCAAGCTGAAGGTAGCATTAGATGAACCAGAAGTCGGGGAATACATAATTGGTGATGCAGGATATCCTCTTCTCCCCTGGCTACTCACACCTTAccatgaagaagaccactcagATTACAAAGCGGAATTCAATAGGAGACACTCCGCAGCCACAACCTGTGCTATGAAGGCAGTCGCAAGGCTCAAAGACACATGGAAGTACCTGCAGGGAAAGATGCCGAGCCCCGTCAATATACGTGAGACAATCTATGCCTGCTGCATGTTGCATAGCATAGTCATAGAAATGGAGGATGATACAGCCATGCTGAGCACCAAGCAAAAGAGGAATTACTGTGAGGAAGTGCGCCAGTTAGCAAATGAAGACGCTGTCAAGGCGAGGGATATGCTGTCGCGACACTTCATGTCCAGCAGGTCATCTGAATCGGGAGGTGAATTAGTATAACTTCTCCTACTTATTAAGTTGATCGTTGGTCGCTCTTCTCAATAATTATTCATATTTATTTCAGAGTAGGAGGATGAAGTAGCTGCATGAGGCTGCAGGGATGAAAACAAGAAACAAGAAGGGCAGACAAGAACAGCAGATGACGAGATCATTAACTAGGTACTGGCACTACCGCTAGCATGATGTGCTTCAATTCCTGCTATTCCCTCCATGCAGAAATATCAGAGCTCTCTTCTTTGTGGTTTATTCTTTTGCTATGGCACCAATGCTAGTGGGACAGTTTAACTGATGAACTTCTGGGTTTACCATATATTAATTACATAACCCCGAAAGAATGGTTATTGATAGAAACTATTAGCAGTATGTTAACTGATACTCTTTACCGGCAATTGTTTAGCCAATGGTTCATATAATAGCATGCGTGGTCTGTTTCATAAATTTAGCAGCTATCCTATGCGTGGAAACATGAAAATTCTTGATATATTAAACCCTGGTGTATGGTCAGGTGGAAGGGAGGCTTTCATCCTGCTGGTTGCAGCTTTTGGATGCATGAATGAATACAGAGAAAACCCGGCAATGGAGCCAGCAACTATTTTGGTGCTGCAGCATGAATTCaagttgaacatttttttatgttTCGCCATCTATCTAGTAGGAAAAGAGAAATATTATGTGGTCTGTACTTTATGACTGTATGGGCAATAAGCTTTTATTTGTCGAGAAAATGACAACAATGTCGCGCAGATGCATAGGCACTGATTGTGTATTTTGCCATCCATCAGTAAGCTGGTGCAAAACTGAAGAATTTCCAACATAGTGGCTGGGAGTCCCGTGTATTTACGTCAGGTCAGGTGTATATATGTTTGGAACAGTAATCCTGTTCAATGGAACTCCGGTGGCAGTAAACCGGAGTTATatatttttttttcttccttGGCTGGTTGGTTGGTTGGTTGGAGACATGAATGGTTGAATGGAGTTGATTGACTATAGAAATCAACATCGTCGGAAAACTTTTGAATGGTAAGAAACTGTTGATTTATTTGCAGTTTCTGCAACCACGACTTGGTGATAAAAAAAGCCAATCAAGTGAAGACCAGCAGCGGTGCCGTGCCAATTAAGTCGCCATTTCAAGCAAAATACAAGAAATTCCGCGCACTGAATTCACTTGGCCGGTTCTCTACACTGAATTTGTATGCCTATCACAAATTCACAAGCAAATGAACTGCTAAAAAAGTGCGAGTTCAGTCCCAGAGAATGTATATGACTATCACAAACAAATAAGTACTGACGACCCTACAATTAACTGGGCAATGTTACCTAGAGCTTCTTCCTTTTCAGTGTAGACTACATTAATAAAAGCACATCTTATTGGGCCAACTGATTGCCACATGGATCCGCATGTAAAATGTAGTACATTTCTGTAGTAGTAGATGCACTTCTCCTTTGCCTGCACGGATCTAAAAGCACATCTTAGCTGCACAACTAGACAGGCCATTCTTCACGAAGCTGACAGCACTTTTTTTTTTAAAAGGAGGATgcacccccggcctctgcatctgggcgatgcatgcagccattttatCAATTATTCACAAAGCCATTACAAGGTAATACATCAGTAAGTCTGAAACCACCATCTTGGCAACACCTGTCAATGGGTAGTGTATTGAACCCACCCTTTCTGCAAGGCTATGGCTTTCAGTTGCTTGCCCTCTTCTTGCCCTAACATGGATGTAATCTTTGCTTTGGTGTCTCTGCCCGGTTGGAGGATTTTGATCAACAGCCTTACTAGCATTTCTTGAATCAGCTTCGGCATCTTTTCTGAATCTGCCATTATCATCACTGGATTTGTTCACCCTGAAACGCACCTCCTGCATCAGTCTACACATAGGATTCCACTCAATTAAAGATTAGGACAgatgagagaaagaaaaaaaaaatcaatCTCCTACTCTCTAAATACGTTGTGCATACCAATAACATGGGTATTTTCCCTTTAGAATATAGCTGAAGTATTGTAAACCCCTTCTGGCCTCACAAGTCAAAGCAGCTAATTAAAATGTCAGTCGGCACATACCAAGTAAAACTAAGGGGAGCAAAATCATCTAATGAAAATAATGATGGCTTGCAGACTTGCTAAACTACCACAGTATAGGTTGCACATGGAGGTTGAAGATCAGAGTCCTTCTCTGCAGACAGAAGACCACCTTCTAGTGTGTTAGAAACACACTTGCTGGTAATGATCTCTCGTCAGAATATAGTGTACATGGCTTTCTGCAAGGCTATATGGCCTTCAGTTGCTTGACCCCTTCTTTCCCTGACATGCATGGATGTAATCTTTCTTTGGTGGCTCTGCCGGTTGGAGGATTTTGATCAACATCCTTATTACTTGCATTTCTTGAATCAGCTTCGGCATCTTTTCTTGAACTGCCATTATCATCGCTGGATTTGTTCTCCTTGAAACACTCCGCTTCTGCATCTGTCTGCACATAGGATTCCTCTCAATCAATGATCAGGACAAGCGAAAGAAAGGAAAAATAATATCTTGCTCCCTGCATAAGCCGTGCCTGCCAAAATGTGGGCAGTTTCCCTTTAAAATGTAACAGAAGTATTCCATAGCGCCTTCTGGCCTCACAAGCCAAAACACCTGTTTAAAATGTCAGTTGGCACATAACAAGTGAAAAATAAGGGGAGCAAAATCATCTAATGAAAATAATAATGGCTTCCAGACTTGCTAAACTACCACAGTATAGGTTACTAAACGCAAGCTGAAAAAGCAAAACAGTCTATTGACCAATAGGTTGTTGGCTTAGTACTTCAGTCGTTAGTACTGGAGAGTGGAGACACTAGTTGACTGGAGTTAATTGTTTGTCCAATTATCAATACTCAAACAGAGTTTGACAAACTCAAACACCACTTGTGGCTGAATCATGAGAAACTCCATGatatcaaaaaaaaaaaagaatcaTGAGAAACTCCATGGCATGACTGCATCATCATGAAATGGACACACAACTGCACATGCTTAATCCGAGCCTTGATTTCTGCCGGTAGTTTGCGACCTCGTATGGTGGATGCGCTAAGTTTGTTTTTTTCTGCCTCTGGGACTGTTTCTACATAATTTTGCTACCCCGCTAGTTCCAAACTTTAATGTTGCATCAACTAGAGTTAATCCATAAATAATTTATGGTATTGGCATAGAGTTagagaaacaaaaaaaaattagttaGGACTTTTCTTCTTCACTATCTTAATAACTAGTATTTCTTCTATGTTCACTTTAATTATTATTTCAATCATGCGTGAGTAGGCTGACCATTTACAGGCGGTTTTCTATGtcttttttctttggttttttcTACTATTATTTTTTTCAGTTTTTGTtctttttcttttggttttcttcTGTTTCTTCCATTTTTTCCCTGGTTTCTTATTTCCTTTTCTATTTAACATATTTGTAAATACATGTTGAATATTTTTAAATACCCGACGGACTTTTACAACacaatgaatatttttcaaattacGACACAATCTTTTAATAAGCAATTAACTTTTCAAAAATTTATTAttaaactattttgaaaaataaattTTCAATAAAACGCTTTCTAATTTTCTGTTTACAAAATTGCTGAAAAAAGAATGTAAAGTTATTGGGCTGGGCTTTTGCCCATGTATTTGACGCCACTCGGCGACGGTCGCCACTTCCCTCTCCAGCCCAGGCCCAGCTATATGCGTAACCCCCGCAACGTCTGCTCTCTTCCACGCCGCCGCCGGCCCTTCTCCTCCGTCCGCTTCTATCCTCCCTACCGGCCACTTCCTCCGCCCGCTCATCCCTCCGTGCGGTGCTCGCATGGAagaaagagagaggaaggagGGGAGTGCGGGCCGCGCGGTGTCGTGCCCTGTCGCCTGACGACGGAGGCGGCACCGTCAGCCGCGTGCGGCGGGGCGTCCACGGAGCCGGCGAGTTGGATCCCGCCGGCTGCACACGGCTCCGACCTGGGAAGCGCTTTCCACGGGGGTGGCGAGCTGGGCGCCTCAAACCGCCGGAGTAAGTTGGGTTTAGAGGTCAAATTGCCCATCCAAGAAACGCAAGAGAAATGCCTGCGCACCGCCGCCTCGCCATCGCCGCCGCTGCTAAATCCCACGCCACACTGATCAAGTCCGGCGTCACTTCCCCCACGCCCTGGAACCAGCTCCTCACAGCCTACTCCCTCACCCCGCTCGGCCTGGTCGCCGCGCGCCAGGTGTTCGACCAAATCCCCCGCCCGGACGCTGCCTCCTGGAACTCCCTCCTCACCGCGCATGTCTCTGCCGGCGCGCATTCCGCGGCATACCACATCCTCCAAGCCATGCACGCGAGGGGGCTTGCCGCCAACACCTTCGCCCTCGGCCCTGCTCTCCGCTCTGCTGCCGCCGTGGGCTGCCCTGCTCTGGGCGCCCAGCTGCACTCGCTCATCGTCAAAGCTGGCCTGTCCGACAATGTCTTCGCTGCAACCGCATTGCTTCACATGtatgctaagtgtggccgcacaAGGGATGCTCGTCGGGTGTTCGATGGAATGCCGGAGCGGAACACCGTTTCTTGGAACGCCCTCGTTGCCGGTTACGTGGAATCTGGGAAGGGTGCTCCAGCAGTTCAGCTGTTTGTTGAGATGGAGAGGGAGGGGTTACGTCCAGACGAGGCAACATTCGCTGCATTGCTCACGGTGGTCGATGAATGCAGTTGCTTCTTGATGCACCAGCTTCATGGGAAGATTGTCAAATATGGATCGGCATTGGGTTTGATAGTGTTGAATGCAGCAATCACTGCCTACTCGCAGTGTGGGGCCCTGGCAAATTCTAGAAGGATCTTTGATGAAATTGGGTACAGAAGGGATTTGATCTCATGGAACGCAATGCTGGGAGCTTACGCTTCCCATGGGATGGAGTATGAGGCGATGGGATTCTTTGCTAGCATGATGCGAGCGAGCGGAGTGCAGCCTGACATGTATAGTTTCACAAGTATCATAAGTGCGTGCGCGGAGCATCGTGATCACGGAGGGACAGTAATTCATGGTTTGGTGATCAAGAAGGGTTTCGAAGGAGTCACGCCTGTTTGCAATGCTCTAATTGCCATGTACACTCGATTTAGTGAGAACTGCATGATGGAAGATGCATATAAGTGCTTTGATTCCCTGCTTCTTAAGGACACCTTCTCCTGGAATTCTATGTTAACTGGGTATTCACAGCACGGTTTGAGTGCTGATGCCTTGAGATTCTTCAGATGTATGCAGTCAGAAAATGTTAGAACCGACGAGTACGCATTCTCTGCTGCCCTGCGTTCATGCTCAGACCTTGCTTTACTTCGGCTAGGTAGACAAATACACGGTTTAGTCATCCATTCTGGTTTTGCTTCCAACAATTTTGTTTCCAGCTCGCTGATCTTCATGTATTCTAAGAGTGGCATTCTTGATGATGCGACGAAGTCTTTTGAGGAGGCAGATAAGAGTAGCTCTGTGCCCTGGAACTCTATGATGTTTGGTTATGCGCAGCATGGACATGCACAGACCGTGCTTAGCCTCTTCAATGAGATGCTGGAGCTTAAGGTTCCTTTGGATCATATCACATTTGTTGGCCTGATTACTGCCTGCAGTCATGCTGGTCTTGTGGACGAAGGTTCAGAAATCCTCAATACGATGGAAATTAGGTATGGAATTCCTCTCCGGATGGAGCATTATGCATGTGGCATTGATCTGTATGGGAGGGCTGGGCAGCTTGACAAAGCAAAAGAGCTTATTGACTCCATGCCATTTGAACCAGATGCCATGGTGTGGATGACCCTATTAGgtgcttgcagaatccatgggaATATGGAACTAGCAACTGATGTGGCCAGCCATCTGTTGGAGGCAGAGCCTAGACAGCACTCGACCTATGTTCTCCTCTCCAGCATGTATTCTGGTCTTGGGATGTGGAGTGATAGAGCAATAGTGCAGAAGGAAATGAAGAATAAAGGATTAAGCAAAGTTCCTGGTTGGAGCTGGATCGAGGTGAAGAATGAGGTGCACTCATTCAATGCAGAGGATGGGTCGCACCCAAGGATGGAGGAAATATATGAGATGCTGAGTTTGTTgcttcaaaattttcctatgcagCCTGTGCATCAAGAAACAGGTGGAGCCATCGACTGCTGTGAGCAATTTGCCTCTttatatttttatttaatttatgaGCATCAATTCTACTCTTTGAGTTTACAACCACTGTCTGTTTATTCACACACATGATATTTTGGTTGACTGCAGAACTATCCAGTTATGGGCATTAACCAGCCAGCCCTTGTTGGAGATGATTGGGCACACTTCGCACATTCGTCTGCTCTGATTGCTAGTGGCAGGGAAGACCTCTGTCAATATATGGAAAGGTGAGTGTTAAGGGTGCAGTTACGATTACCATTCCTTTGTCTTGTTTTTGAGGATAGTACTTGTTTGGATTCATATCAATTGCTATTTTAGGAAAGGAAAATTAttctgaaggtgcaaaccagtGATTTCTTTTTATTTGAGTATGTAGCAGAATGCAGATTAAGTGCTTCATGTACCTCGTTATATAATGCAGATGGGATCCGTGTTTAAAGCATTGAGCACCTAGGTTGCATGTGTGGATGTGATGCTAAATTCATGGAAAATGGAGATGGTGTAAGTGCATGTTCTGATGGAATTGGTTCTGCAGTGATGAAGAACGTGTAGCTTATACACAGATCTTTTTTCTCAGTACACGCTTAGCAGGTTGGTTTCTGTTGTTTCCTGAATTTTCCGTATTTCTGTGAAGTTTTGAGTTTTGACATCTTCTGCTTAAAGTGACCGTTTAAAGCAAGGTACAAGAATCGCGGACATGGACAGCAAAGGGAGAGAGACAATGCTAGCCAGAAAATCATTATGAAAAAAAAGTCTTCCGGCTTCATTCTATTTTGTTAGGTATTACTGCTACTACATTGTGCTTCAAATCTTGTTTGTTTTTTTCAATCGGAAGCTTCAAATCTTATTATTCCATCCATCCAGCAATGTCACAGTTCTGTTATTCGTTTGTTCTTTTGATGTACTGCATAAATATAAGTGATAATCCTTAGCCGATTAACTCGGTTGGTTATATATTAATTTACATAGTAACTCTGAAAGAATGGCAACTGATACAACCAGCAGCAATGTGCAAAACATTACCTGTTAACTGGGATTTTCTCTCTGTATTGGCAGTTGCTTTAATTGACGGTTCATTTAATAGCATGCGTGATTCAGACAAAAATAAAGTTAGCAGCGATACTGTGCAAGGAAATGAAATATCTTGATACGCTAAACCATGGTGGACAGTCCATTTATCTGATAGGACCAAAATGTTGATTTGATCAGGTGGAAGGGAAGCCTCCTTCCTGCTGCTTGGAGCTTTTGAATGCTATTTTGATGCCACAACATGAACTGCAATTCAACATTTATGTAGTTTTGGCAAAGACAAGTTCATGTACTCTGTATTTAGGTGAGCTTGTGTCGTAAACACGGCAATGAGCGTAGCTGTATGGTGAGTACATGTGACTGAAGAATTCAAAAAGCATAATGGCAGGGagtcatttatttatttttgtcaGGCGTATGTTTGGGCCAGTAAATCTTATTCAATGCAAGGACTTCTGATGAATCCCACAATGTAAAAAAACAACAGAAGTGTGAAtcacaagtgttattttttcatgCAACAAATCTAGAGCAAATCAACTTGTCTGGTAGCGTAGCTCAAACTTCAGACATGTTGAGGGCCATTTGACATTAttaactactccctctgttccctaATATAAGACATTTTAGCTTTTTCTTGATTCGTATGTATTTAGACACATTTTAGTATGTATGTTCACTCATTTTAGCATGTATGTAGTCAATATTTTGAAATAGCTAAAAGGTCATATATtagggaacggagggagtactatgaatGGATTGATAAGAGAAAAGTTCAACAAAACTATCCTTATCTTAACTGACCTAAAGACTGATATCTGAAGTCAATTCTTCCCATGGAACTCCAGCAGTAGCAAAACATATTCATCTTCCTTTCTTTTGGTTGGTTGGTTGGTTGGAGACAGGAGGAATCTAGACTTGTTGATTTGCTTTGACTTCCCAAATCAACATTGCCGGCCCACTTTTAATGGGTTCACAACTGGTTGGCACATCACATCACTCACACTGATAATTTATATGCAACTTGGAACAAGTCAAGTCACCCAAAAAAAAAGGTCAGTCAACTGAAGGCTAGCAGCAATGCCATGCCAATTCAGTTGTCATTTCAGACAATGTCATCATGTCATGTCGTCGACAAAACAGATTCTTCACTGGATTCATTTAGCCAATTCTCCATACTGCATTTATATTATACCCATCACAGATTCACAAACAAATGAAAATGCCTATTCATACCCAGAATGTGCTGACAACCATACAATTAACCTCGCAAAGCTCAGCTCCAAAAAAAAACCATGGTATCTATCTACTGTCCAACAAAGTGCCAAACAATCATAGTGGCGCAGGAACACCGAAGAATTATTGCCTCCGCCATTTCTAGGTGTTCACAATATACAATTACATGATATCTCTGATTTTCTTTCTTGTTGTACTTTACACTCACCGTGATCCGACACAAGCTCAACACCAACATCAGACAAAAATTAATTCAATTAGGCCATATATGTACAGGAAGAGGAAGAatgtcatcagcagcagcagatcATCCGCCAGCCGGTAGGGGATCACCGTGCCTTAGTGGCGTGGCCGTTGGTGGCCCTCGAACCACGGCGCGCATCGCTGCCTCCACGTGGCGACGACCGTTGGTGCACTGCAGCAGAGCGTCCGTGGGCGCGGTCCCTGGATGACGTCCCGCTCCCTCCTCTTGCCTCCCTTGTCCGGCTCTTCAGTGCCTCGATCTGCTCGAGCGTCTCGAGGACCTCCTTCATCGACGGCCTGCTCCTGGGCTCACCGGCAAGGCAGTTCAGCGTCAGCTGCGCCGCCTGGTGGGATTGTTTGGAGTTGTACTGGCCCTCGAACTGAGGGTCCATGAGGCGGGCGAGCTTTCGCCGGTCAGCCAAGTAGGGCTTCGCCCAGTCAACCAGGCTCTGTTGCCCATTCGGACGGTTGGGGTCCAGCGCTCGCTTGCCAGACAGCATCTCCAGCATCACGACTCCGAAACCGTAAACGTCGCTCTTGACATACAAATGGCCTGGACATGGTTCAGAGCATATGGTGAGAACAGCAATCAACAGCTAAGAAAGCAACTTGTAAATTCCAA
The sequence above is a segment of the Aegilops tauschii subsp. strangulata cultivar AL8/78 chromosome 6, Aet v6.0, whole genome shotgun sequence genome. Coding sequences within it:
- the LOC109781038 gene encoding putative pentatricopeptide repeat-containing protein At3g25970 isoform X1, with the protein product MPAHRRLAIAAAAKSHATLIKSGVTSPTPWNQLLTAYSLTPLGLVAARQVFDQIPRPDAASWNSLLTAHVSAGAHSAAYHILQAMHARGLAANTFALGPALRSAAAVGCPALGAQLHSLIVKAGLSDNVFAATALLHMYAKCGRTRDARRVFDGMPERNTVSWNALVAGYVESGKGAPAVQLFVEMEREGLRPDEATFAALLTVVDECSCFLMHQLHGKIVKYGSALGLIVLNAAITAYSQCGALANSRRIFDEIGYRRDLISWNAMLGAYASHGMEYEAMGFFASMMRASGVQPDMYSFTSIISACAEHRDHGGTVIHGLVIKKGFEGVTPVCNALIAMYTRFSENCMMEDAYKCFDSLLLKDTFSWNSMLTGYSQHGLSADALRFFRCMQSENVRTDEYAFSAALRSCSDLALLRLGRQIHGLVIHSGFASNNFVSSSLIFMYSKSGILDDATKSFEEADKSSSVPWNSMMFGYAQHGHAQTVLSLFNEMLELKVPLDHITFVGLITACSHAGLVDEGSEILNTMEIRYGIPLRMEHYACGIDLYGRAGQLDKAKELIDSMPFEPDAMVWMTLLGACRIHGNMELATDVASHLLEAEPRQHSTYVLLSSMYSGLGMWSDRAIVQKEMKNKGLSKVPGWSWIEVKNEVHSFNAEDGSHPRMEEIYEMLSLLLQNFPMQPVHQETELSSYGH
- the LOC109781038 gene encoding putative pentatricopeptide repeat-containing protein At3g25970 isoform X2; translation: MPAHRRLAIAAAAKSHATLIKSGVTSPTPWNQLLTAYSLTPLGLVAARQVFDQIPRPDAASWNSLLTAHVSAGAHSAAYHILQAMHARGLAANTFALGPALRSAAAVGCPALGAQLHSLIVKAGLSDNVFAATALLHMYAKCGRTRDARRVFDGMPERNTVSWNALVAGYVESGKGAPAVQLFVEMEREGLRPDEATFAALLTVVDECSCFLMHQLHGKIVKYGSALGLIVLNAAITAYSQCGALANSRRIFDEIGYRRDLISWNAMLGAYASHGMEYEAMGFFASMMRASGVQPDMYSFTSIISACAEHRDHGGTVIHGLVIKKGFEGVTPVCNALIAMYTRFSENCMMEDAYKCFDSLLLKDTFSWNSMLTGYSQHGLSADALRFFRCMQSENVRTDEYAFSAALRSCSDLALLRLGRQIHGLVIHSGFASNNFVSSSLIFMYSKSGILDDATKSFEEADKSSSVPWNSMMFGYAQHGHAQTVLSLFNEMLELKVPLDHITFVGLITACSHAGLVDEGSEILNTMEIRYGIPLRMEHYACGIDLYGRAGQLDKAKELIDSMPFEPDAMVWMTLLGACRIHGNMELATDVASHLLEAEPRQHSTYVLLSSMYSGLGMWSDRAIVQKEMKNKGLSKVPGWSWIEVKNEVHSFNAEDGSHPRMEEIYEMLSLLLQNFPMQPVHQETGGAIDC